One Bdellovibrio sp. ArHS genomic window carries:
- a CDS encoding CoA-binding protein encodes MKEKVAILGASKNPERYSYLALKMLQEYGHTVFPVNPGLEEIEGVPVSASLNDLKNIDTVTLYMNPTNLQAHVDKILQLKPRRVIFNPGTESRDIEATLQKAGIETLEACTLVMLRTNQFEK; translated from the coding sequence ATGAAAGAAAAAGTAGCTATCCTTGGTGCCAGTAAAAATCCAGAGCGTTATTCTTACCTTGCCTTGAAGATGTTGCAGGAATACGGGCACACGGTCTTTCCGGTGAATCCGGGCCTTGAGGAAATCGAAGGTGTGCCCGTTAGCGCGTCTTTAAATGATTTAAAAAATATCGACACCGTGACCCTCTATATGAATCCCACGAATCTGCAGGCCCATGTTGATAAAATTCTTCAGCTTAAACCGCGACGGGTGATCTTCAATCCCGGGACGGAATCTCGGGATATCGAAGCCACCTTACAGAAAGCAGGCATTGAGACATTAGAAGCCTGCACTTTGGTGATGCTTCGTACGAACCAGTTCGAAAAGTAG
- a CDS encoding cation:proton antiporter translates to MQHLPAMISDLALILGTAGLVTLIFKKLNQPIVLGYLVAGFLVGPKTTIFPTIVSNDSIHLWAEIGVIFLLFALGLEFSFKKLFRVGGSSSFTAILEISMMIVFGYVTGRLLGWSPMDSLFLGGILSISSTSIIIRTVEELGFKNLRFVSQVFGILVIEDLVAVLLMVLLTTVALTRDFAGTEMLGAIVKLSFFLSIWFVAGIFMLPSFMKKAQKLLTEETVLVVAVGLCLVMVVFASSVGFSSALGAFIMGSILAETIEGERIHHLVGPIKNLFSAVFFISVGMLIDPVVIRDNWQEVLILSAVVIVGKTFSVTIGSLLAGQTLKSSVQSGMSLAQIGEFSFIIATLGLTLKVVSEKIYPIAVSVSVVTAFTTPYMLRSSEKVYAFLEKVLPAKLIAALDSYSMISFSMSGNREWKEQVRAYILKVVLNSVVVVALFLLMSRVFLPFLLERQVEEGPAKFIALSATLILTAPFLWALAFGRTKQFEILLVEQGKGSHNYVFLVSRIMLAVGLLGAMVAQFVPLAWAVGITLWMVVVVGYVLSHKLRDIYQWFENRFLSNLHDDVQKKHARKSNRALAPWDAHITEFIIPPEAPYVGLPFHQLSIREKYGVTIALIERGRKRITAPGRNECLMPHDQVHVIGTDEQLLKFKAFIDAESFDVSSVLNDGEAAQYSLEQYLLTEESPYLSKTIRESGLRESTNGLVVGIEREGQRLLNPDSSETLRKGDVLWIVGDRDKILQLD, encoded by the coding sequence ATGCAACATCTACCTGCAATGATTTCTGATTTAGCCCTGATTCTTGGAACTGCGGGGCTAGTGACTTTGATTTTTAAAAAACTCAACCAGCCCATCGTTCTTGGCTACCTGGTAGCCGGTTTTCTGGTGGGGCCCAAGACCACGATTTTTCCGACGATTGTCAGTAACGACAGTATTCATCTTTGGGCTGAAATCGGCGTAATTTTTCTACTTTTTGCCCTGGGATTGGAATTTAGCTTTAAGAAGCTGTTCCGGGTGGGCGGTTCTTCCAGCTTTACGGCGATTCTTGAAATCTCCATGATGATTGTCTTTGGTTATGTCACGGGACGCCTGTTGGGGTGGTCTCCGATGGACAGCTTATTTCTGGGCGGGATTTTGTCCATTTCCTCCACGTCTATTATTATACGCACAGTGGAAGAGCTGGGTTTTAAGAACCTTCGCTTCGTCAGTCAGGTGTTTGGGATTTTGGTGATTGAAGATTTGGTCGCCGTCCTTTTGATGGTATTGCTGACCACGGTGGCCTTAACCAGGGATTTCGCGGGTACAGAAATGTTAGGCGCGATCGTGAAGCTGTCCTTCTTCCTGTCAATTTGGTTTGTGGCAGGTATTTTTATGCTGCCATCTTTTATGAAGAAGGCACAAAAGCTGTTAACGGAAGAAACCGTTCTGGTGGTCGCTGTCGGTCTTTGTTTGGTTATGGTGGTCTTTGCTAGTTCTGTGGGTTTTTCATCTGCTTTGGGGGCCTTTATCATGGGTTCTATTTTGGCGGAAACCATTGAAGGTGAGCGTATTCATCACCTGGTCGGGCCGATCAAGAATCTTTTTTCCGCAGTCTTCTTTATTTCTGTGGGTATGTTGATTGATCCCGTCGTGATTCGTGATAATTGGCAAGAGGTCTTGATTCTTTCGGCCGTGGTCATTGTCGGAAAGACCTTTAGTGTGACCATTGGTTCATTGCTTGCGGGACAAACCTTGAAATCTTCGGTGCAGTCTGGGATGAGTCTTGCACAAATCGGCGAGTTTTCCTTTATCATCGCCACTTTGGGTTTAACTTTAAAGGTTGTCAGTGAAAAGATTTATCCTATTGCGGTTTCGGTCTCGGTCGTGACCGCTTTTACGACGCCATATATGCTTAGATCGTCCGAAAAAGTTTACGCTTTTTTGGAAAAGGTTCTTCCCGCCAAACTGATCGCCGCTTTGGATAGCTATAGTATGATTTCTTTTTCGATGTCGGGAAATCGTGAATGGAAAGAACAAGTTCGTGCTTATATTTTAAAAGTCGTCCTAAATTCCGTTGTCGTTGTCGCCCTATTTTTACTGATGTCTCGGGTGTTTTTACCTTTTTTATTGGAACGCCAGGTGGAAGAAGGGCCGGCGAAGTTTATTGCCCTCAGTGCGACACTGATTTTGACGGCACCTTTTCTTTGGGCCTTGGCATTTGGTCGAACGAAGCAATTTGAAATTCTTTTGGTCGAACAAGGCAAGGGAAGTCACAACTACGTCTTTTTGGTTTCGCGTATCATGCTTGCCGTGGGACTTTTAGGGGCGATGGTGGCTCAGTTTGTGCCTTTGGCATGGGCCGTGGGAATCACGTTGTGGATGGTGGTTGTTGTTGGCTATGTTCTGTCGCATAAGTTGCGGGATATTTACCAATGGTTTGAGAATCGTTTTCTTTCTAATCTGCATGATGATGTGCAAAAGAAGCATGCCCGGAAAAGCAATCGTGCTTTGGCTCCCTGGGATGCGCACATCACGGAATTTATTATTCCTCCGGAAGCACCCTATGTAGGTCTTCCGTTTCATCAGCTTTCCATCCGGGAAAAGTATGGTGTGACGATCGCTCTGATTGAAAGGGGGCGAAAGCGCATCACGGCTCCAGGTCGCAACGAGTGTCTGATGCCGCATGATCAAGTGCATGTGATTGGTACGGACGAGCAGCTTTTGAAGTTTAAAGCTTTTATTGATGCGGAAAGTTTTGATGTTTCCTCGGTCCTGAACGATGGCGAGGCGGCGCAATACAGCCTAGAGCAGTATCTGTTAACCGAAGAGTCACCTTATTTAAGCAAAACCATTCGCGAATCGGGATTGCGCGAATCTACGAATGGTCTTGTTGTCGGAATTGAAAGGGAAGGTCAGCGTCTTCTGAATCCCGACTCGTCAGAGACTTTGCGCAAAGGGGATGTTCTTTGGATTGTGGGTGATCGAGATAAAATTTTGCAACTGGATTAA
- a CDS encoding dolichyl-phosphate beta-glucosyltransferase: MKTSISIVIPAYNEERRLPRTLRGLQEFISAEHAGWELQEVLVVNDGSTDATVAEIEQLQNEFSLLRLISLPRNQGKGAAVHAGMNEARGEWILIADADMATPWDELNKIFPATSRADLVMGSRGLVQSQIERRQHWVRQNMGKTFNKIIKLVVGLPFQDTQCGFKLLRNDAVFRSEILPRLQVQRFAWDVELILLLLRRNKVVTEIPIRWRHQDFSHVHIVRDSLEMLWAVIKLKMRLRG; this comes from the coding sequence TTGAAGACGTCAATCTCTATCGTTATTCCGGCTTATAATGAAGAGCGACGTCTGCCGCGAACACTGCGCGGGTTGCAGGAATTTATTTCTGCAGAACACGCCGGATGGGAGTTGCAGGAGGTTCTTGTCGTCAATGACGGTTCGACTGATGCAACAGTTGCTGAGATTGAACAACTGCAAAACGAGTTTTCACTTTTACGGCTGATTTCACTGCCACGAAACCAAGGTAAAGGCGCGGCCGTGCATGCCGGCATGAATGAAGCGCGGGGCGAGTGGATTCTGATTGCCGATGCGGATATGGCGACGCCTTGGGACGAACTGAACAAGATTTTTCCAGCGACGAGCCGTGCGGACCTGGTGATGGGGTCGCGCGGACTGGTGCAAAGTCAGATCGAGCGACGTCAGCACTGGGTTCGGCAAAATATGGGGAAGACTTTTAATAAAATCATCAAGCTGGTGGTAGGGTTGCCCTTTCAGGACACGCAATGTGGCTTTAAGCTTTTACGCAATGATGCGGTCTTTCGCTCTGAAATTCTGCCGCGTCTGCAGGTGCAAAGATTTGCCTGGGATGTGGAATTAATTCTGCTTCTGTTACGACGAAACAAAGTCGTCACAGAGATTCCCATTCGTTGGCGCCATCAGGATTTTTCTCACGTGCACATCGTTCGTGACAGCCTGGAGATGTTATGGGCGGTGATTAAACTTAAAATGCGTCTGCGCGGATAA
- a CDS encoding site-specific recombinase: MFTKLKALRARFIQYKRSGKVHSDLDVLLSGAKENRQLEDKLQWLVKVMQWIRYEGSVDSHLEKETGRLPVARLRFLLMVLDRNPGWKKDVAHILRTVVHKVSGMELYTDTGLPKELGLWSEFSDRLMMKLLPTPPLDHELGYLFWALFPDKDDPLWLASIDNVTFDKLVELFQYEVSPEEQDWNRLQSDLEDALIYLVIQVRAIGLSSAIRTRLDKTSFRDSAFFAMMRAHEEFMNAYLAGDRNQAFEKASRFRMIVWECRRELVQVHKHLDEYGVSISLVFQIAKLRTYLQRIDSLLEILLTERLDSRKVTSFFSKLVEENQDLRSIKSLFSQNIALFARKVVERAAETGEHYITRTKEQYRHMLQAAGGGGAVTAITVYLKVGILALGLGGFLEGFFASVNYALSFVLIHLAGFTLGTKQPAMTAPALAEKMEDVDTEKGMSELVTEITHLIRSQVASILGNVMFVIPTVILIDTAFFLLVGHNIMSMEKAVSAYKSVDILGPAVIYAAFTGILLYSSSLIAGWGDNWFALNSLRKTLARSPSLRAIFGKRGARNIAVFLENNISGLLGNISLGFMLGMVPEIMKFLSVPLDVRHVTLSSGTLAGALPVLGLDFLKTWEFWRAVIGIFFIGAFNVLVSFGMAFYTAIKARGVNVTERRAIRKAIAKRFFASPLSFFIPVGATVKSSSNGSGH, translated from the coding sequence ATGTTTACAAAACTTAAGGCCCTCCGAGCACGTTTCATTCAATACAAGCGAAGTGGAAAAGTCCACAGCGACCTCGATGTTTTGTTATCCGGCGCTAAAGAAAACCGCCAACTGGAAGATAAGCTGCAGTGGCTGGTCAAAGTGATGCAATGGATTCGTTATGAAGGATCTGTCGACTCTCATCTGGAAAAAGAGACGGGACGTCTGCCGGTCGCCCGTTTGCGGTTTCTATTGATGGTTTTGGACAGAAACCCAGGGTGGAAAAAGGACGTCGCACATATATTAAGAACTGTCGTTCATAAAGTCAGCGGTATGGAACTTTACACAGACACCGGTCTGCCGAAAGAGCTGGGCCTATGGAGTGAGTTTTCAGATCGTCTGATGATGAAACTACTGCCGACACCCCCTTTGGATCATGAACTGGGATATTTGTTCTGGGCGCTTTTCCCGGACAAAGATGATCCTCTGTGGTTGGCGTCGATTGATAATGTCACTTTTGATAAATTGGTTGAGCTTTTTCAATATGAAGTCAGTCCCGAAGAGCAGGACTGGAATCGTCTGCAAAGTGATTTGGAAGACGCCCTGATTTATCTGGTGATTCAGGTTCGTGCGATCGGTCTGTCTTCGGCGATTCGCACCCGACTTGATAAGACGTCTTTTCGTGATTCGGCCTTTTTCGCCATGATGCGCGCGCATGAAGAATTTATGAATGCCTATCTGGCCGGAGATCGCAATCAGGCGTTTGAAAAGGCCTCGCGATTTCGCATGATCGTCTGGGAGTGCCGACGGGAACTTGTTCAGGTTCATAAACATCTGGATGAGTACGGTGTTAGCATCTCGCTGGTTTTTCAGATTGCCAAGCTGCGCACATATCTGCAACGGATTGACAGCCTGTTGGAAATTCTTCTGACAGAACGTTTGGACAGTCGTAAGGTGACGAGTTTCTTTTCTAAACTCGTGGAAGAAAATCAAGATCTACGCAGTATTAAGTCCTTGTTCTCGCAGAATATCGCCTTATTCGCGCGCAAAGTTGTAGAGCGAGCGGCGGAAACCGGCGAACACTACATCACCCGCACGAAAGAACAATATCGCCACATGCTTCAGGCGGCCGGGGGCGGCGGGGCTGTGACGGCGATCACAGTGTATCTGAAAGTGGGAATTCTGGCGTTGGGGCTGGGTGGCTTCCTTGAAGGTTTTTTTGCTTCGGTGAACTACGCTTTGAGTTTCGTTCTGATTCATCTGGCGGGTTTCACCTTGGGAACCAAGCAACCGGCCATGACGGCTCCCGCACTTGCGGAAAAAATGGAAGATGTCGATACCGAAAAAGGGATGTCTGAGCTCGTGACTGAGATCACGCATCTGATTCGTTCGCAGGTGGCCTCCATTTTAGGCAACGTGATGTTTGTCATTCCCACGGTGATCCTGATTGATACGGCGTTCTTTCTTCTGGTGGGACACAATATTATGTCGATGGAAAAGGCGGTGTCGGCCTATAAATCTGTCGACATCTTAGGGCCTGCCGTTATCTATGCGGCCTTTACCGGAATTCTTTTATATTCTTCAAGTCTAATTGCGGGCTGGGGTGATAATTGGTTTGCGCTGAATTCTTTGCGAAAAACCTTGGCGCGCAGTCCAAGCTTACGGGCGATCTTTGGTAAACGAGGCGCGCGCAATATCGCAGTCTTTTTGGAAAACAATATTTCCGGTCTTCTGGGGAATATCTCTTTAGGATTTATGTTGGGGATGGTGCCTGAAATTATGAAGTTCTTAAGCGTTCCTCTGGATGTGCGACACGTGACCTTATCGTCGGGAACTTTGGCAGGTGCGCTTCCCGTATTGGGTCTCGACTTTCTGAAGACCTGGGAATTTTGGCGTGCGGTCATCGGAATCTTTTTTATCGGGGCCTTCAACGTGTTAGTCAGTTTCGGCATGGCCTTCTATACCGCGATCAAAGCGCGTGGCGTGAACGTCACTGAGCGCCGAGCGATTCGTAAAGCCATCGCGAAAAGATTTTTCGCTAGTCCCCTCAGTTTCTTTATTCCTGTGGGCGCGACTGTTAAATCTTCGTCGAACGGAAGCGGGCATTGA
- a CDS encoding aldehyde dehydrogenase family protein encodes MLEQIFLHQKQFSLQLRKESLKTRLESLNKLEEAIRSHLAEIIEALAKDFQKPAAETLLSEVYPTLHEIHFAKSQLKKWTRPRTVKTPFLLMGSTSKIHYEPRGVCLIIAPWNYPFQLTLAPLISALAAGNCAILKPSEYTTHTSRLLKKLIDETFAPEYVKLIEGGPETNAALLSLPFDHIFFTGSTRVGKIVMEAASKHLTSVTLELGGKSPTIVDASANLALAAEKIAWGKFLNAGQTCVAPDYILVQNEVLSEFKAELFKHIEGFYGKTPDERRKSPHFARIISTHHTQRLANMLKEAQKDQALVSFGGDVDIENHYIAPTVLEKVDAHNDLMKEEIFGPLLPLVPYKDITEAIHYINEREKPLSLYIYSNSKLNIERVLNETSSGGVCVNDSILHFMNPHMPFGGIGHSGMGSSHGFYGFRNFSHEKAVLTQSWLGRMTRLIYPPYSDWKLKLIRLLLKWKL; translated from the coding sequence ATGCTTGAACAGATCTTCCTGCACCAAAAACAATTCAGTCTTCAACTTCGCAAAGAGTCTTTAAAGACCCGTCTGGAATCACTTAACAAGCTGGAAGAGGCCATCCGTTCTCACCTTGCGGAAATTATTGAAGCCTTGGCGAAAGATTTCCAAAAGCCCGCCGCGGAAACATTGCTTTCAGAGGTCTATCCTACTTTGCATGAAATTCATTTTGCCAAAAGCCAGCTAAAAAAATGGACTCGGCCCCGTACCGTCAAGACCCCTTTTCTGCTGATGGGAAGTACCAGTAAAATTCACTACGAACCACGCGGTGTGTGTTTAATCATAGCTCCCTGGAACTATCCATTCCAGCTCACACTGGCGCCGCTTATCTCTGCCCTAGCGGCGGGTAACTGCGCTATTCTTAAACCTTCGGAATATACGACACACACTTCCAGACTCTTGAAAAAACTGATCGACGAAACCTTCGCACCTGAATACGTAAAACTCATTGAGGGCGGACCTGAAACCAACGCGGCGCTGTTAAGTCTGCCATTTGATCATATCTTTTTCACTGGCAGCACACGGGTCGGAAAAATTGTGATGGAGGCCGCCAGCAAACATTTAACCAGCGTCACCTTAGAACTGGGTGGAAAATCTCCGACGATTGTCGACGCCTCTGCGAACCTCGCCCTGGCTGCCGAAAAGATCGCTTGGGGAAAATTCTTGAATGCTGGTCAGACCTGCGTCGCCCCAGATTATATTCTGGTGCAAAATGAAGTCTTGAGTGAATTTAAAGCAGAGCTCTTTAAACACATCGAAGGCTTTTACGGTAAAACGCCCGATGAAAGAAGAAAGTCGCCGCATTTCGCGCGGATTATTTCCACCCACCACACGCAACGCCTAGCGAATATGCTCAAAGAGGCGCAAAAAGATCAGGCCCTCGTTTCTTTTGGCGGAGACGTCGACATCGAAAACCATTATATTGCCCCGACGGTTTTAGAGAAAGTCGACGCACACAACGATCTTATGAAAGAAGAGATCTTTGGCCCGCTTCTGCCCTTAGTTCCTTATAAAGATATCACCGAAGCGATTCACTATATCAACGAACGCGAAAAACCTTTGTCCTTGTATATTTATTCAAATAGTAAATTGAATATTGAACGCGTTCTTAACGAGACCAGCTCAGGTGGGGTTTGCGTGAACGATTCAATTCTACACTTCATGAACCCCCATATGCCCTTCGGCGGCATCGGACATAGCGGCATGGGCAGCTCTCATGGCTTTTATGGGTTTCGAAATTTTTCACACGAAAAGGCCGTACTGACTCAGTCCTGGCTGGGGCGAATGACTCGTTTGATTTATCCGCCTTATTCCGACTGGAAATTGAAGCTGATCCGTCTTTTGCTTAAATGGAAGCTTTAA
- a CDS encoding ABC transporter permease subunit, protein MRKFKTLFKYESLALAQSRWLWIYLAAFNLILFALRYFSNEPQQLFVSTMNSILFFHSIGLLLFATLSWQNNSEFISLILTQPIQRKTVFIARFLAFGLSLALFTDASLLLQMGASLSPEENLRLLVSQTVVEIIFTGLGFLLAIQIQDRLKAMAVAAGLVLLFCLVLDSVSLWIIINYASYPLEKIILGLSALNPLTLLKFQNLAHDENSLWIGYAGLLLQRAWDSGFIQTLCGLALSLWIVLPVSAAWVRFKYKDF, encoded by the coding sequence ATGCGAAAATTTAAGACTCTTTTTAAATATGAATCCCTCGCCCTCGCTCAAAGCCGTTGGCTGTGGATTTATTTAGCGGCCTTCAATCTTATTCTTTTTGCCCTCCGTTACTTTAGCAACGAGCCTCAACAGCTTTTTGTCAGCACCATGAACTCAATCTTATTCTTTCATTCAATCGGGCTTTTGCTTTTTGCGACCCTTTCTTGGCAAAACAACTCAGAATTCATCTCTTTGATACTGACCCAACCTATTCAAAGAAAAACCGTTTTCATCGCCCGCTTTCTGGCCTTCGGCCTTTCCCTTGCTCTATTTACGGATGCCTCCTTGCTTTTGCAAATGGGGGCTTCTTTATCCCCTGAAGAAAACTTGCGCCTTCTGGTCAGCCAAACCGTCGTCGAGATTATTTTTACCGGTCTCGGATTTCTTTTGGCTATTCAAATTCAAGATCGACTGAAAGCCATGGCCGTTGCAGCGGGACTCGTTCTTTTATTCTGCCTTGTTTTGGACAGTGTCAGTCTGTGGATTATCATCAATTATGCGTCTTATCCCTTAGAGAAAATTATCTTAGGTCTCAGCGCCTTAAACCCTCTGACTCTTTTGAAATTCCAGAACCTGGCACACGACGAAAATTCGCTATGGATCGGTTATGCCGGACTGCTTTTACAGCGAGCCTGGGACAGTGGATTCATTCAGACTCTATGCGGTCTGGCACTTTCATTGTGGATTGTACTGCCAGTCTCGGCCGCCTGGGTCAGATTTAAATACAAAGACTTTTAA
- a CDS encoding S8 family serine peptidase, whose protein sequence is MKNVFALILTVLFATAAQAERVIVIMKDKQAFKSAHMAYKMKGSYALKGFNWNQQPNGLGQVDGQVEDSLENLNTLIIDTKSESEIAKLKANPAVAYVEKEIFHEAPRPVKGFLAKAQKSQQKVGQKTPWGIHAVKAPQAWALAGQGQGARVLVLDTGIDQGHPSLKTNFEKGQDFTGDSNGSDYTDHVGHGTHVAGTIAGAMDKTGFTGVAPKAKILAGRVCSENGCSNVSIAQGINWGIQEKVDVISMSLGGMWSTPAERDAVAKADKAGITVVAASGNNGSNRVSYPAALSTVIAVGATDINNAKADFSQYGPELAIVAPGVAVVSSVPQGTGRESSVTIAIGTKSAKVASTTFQGAKEVLAPEINVLVPAGLGKDTDFANIDVKGKYALISRGEITFADKIKNAIKAGAAGAVIFNNAPGLINGALTDDGSVLPISVFMIEQSVGQQIVKSIAAGETVKATLQTVATDYSPFDGTSMATPHVSGVVALMKSANKALTGAQVKALLKQTATPLGPNTNNEYGAGLVNAEAAVAAAISAK, encoded by the coding sequence ATGAAAAACGTATTTGCACTCATCCTGACGGTGTTGTTTGCGACTGCGGCTCAAGCTGAGCGTGTGATTGTTATTATGAAGGACAAACAAGCCTTCAAATCTGCACACATGGCGTATAAGATGAAGGGGTCTTATGCACTTAAAGGTTTTAACTGGAATCAACAACCAAATGGATTGGGACAAGTTGATGGCCAAGTTGAAGACAGCCTTGAGAATCTAAACACACTAATCATCGACACAAAAAGCGAGTCAGAGATTGCTAAACTAAAAGCAAACCCTGCAGTTGCTTATGTCGAAAAAGAAATTTTTCATGAGGCGCCACGCCCAGTAAAAGGTTTCTTGGCAAAAGCGCAAAAGTCTCAACAAAAAGTTGGACAAAAAACTCCATGGGGTATCCATGCAGTGAAAGCTCCGCAAGCATGGGCTCTTGCGGGTCAAGGTCAAGGCGCTCGCGTTCTTGTTCTTGATACAGGTATTGACCAAGGTCACCCTTCTTTGAAAACAAACTTCGAAAAAGGACAGGACTTCACTGGCGACAGCAACGGTTCTGATTACACAGATCACGTCGGTCACGGTACACACGTAGCTGGTACGATCGCTGGTGCGATGGATAAAACTGGTTTCACGGGTGTCGCTCCTAAGGCGAAAATCCTTGCGGGTCGCGTGTGCTCTGAAAACGGTTGTTCAAACGTATCTATCGCTCAAGGTATCAACTGGGGTATCCAAGAAAAAGTGGATGTAATCTCTATGTCTTTGGGTGGTATGTGGTCGACTCCTGCAGAACGTGATGCTGTTGCAAAAGCGGACAAAGCGGGAATCACAGTGGTTGCAGCTTCTGGTAACAACGGTTCTAACCGTGTTTCTTACCCAGCGGCTCTTTCTACAGTGATCGCGGTTGGTGCTACTGACATCAACAACGCGAAAGCGGATTTCTCTCAATATGGTCCTGAGTTGGCGATCGTAGCTCCGGGTGTTGCGGTAGTTTCTTCCGTACCACAAGGCACGGGACGTGAGTCTTCTGTGACAATCGCTATCGGTACAAAATCTGCGAAAGTCGCTTCGACAACTTTCCAAGGTGCAAAAGAAGTTTTGGCTCCTGAAATCAACGTTCTTGTGCCTGCAGGTCTTGGTAAAGACACGGACTTCGCAAACATCGACGTTAAAGGCAAATACGCTTTGATCAGCCGTGGTGAAATCACTTTTGCTGACAAAATCAAAAATGCGATCAAAGCGGGTGCAGCTGGTGCGGTTATCTTCAACAACGCTCCTGGTTTGATCAATGGTGCTTTGACTGATGACGGTTCTGTTCTTCCTATCTCTGTGTTCATGATCGAACAAAGCGTAGGTCAACAAATCGTGAAATCTATCGCGGCAGGCGAGACGGTAAAAGCGACTCTACAAACAGTTGCGACAGACTACTCTCCGTTTGATGGTACTTCAATGGCGACTCCCCACGTATCTGGTGTTGTTGCTCTTATGAAGTCTGCAAACAAAGCTTTGACAGGCGCACAAGTAAAAGCTCTTCTAAAACAAACTGCAACTCCATTGGGTCCTAATACGAACAATGAGTACGGTGCGGGTCTTGTGAACGCAGAAGCGGCCGTTGCTGCAGCTATCAGCGCGAAGTAA
- a CDS encoding gamma-glutamyl-gamma-aminobutyrate hydrolase family protein (Members of this family of hydrolases with an active site Cys residue belong to MEROPS family C26.) codes for MQLLALFIVLFPALSAFATENLRLFEWHTQEAMAPLILPVRNNETPEAAAERYLKNLEKNPDLMELFEGRRPLLSATRFIPVTQENRESRALLIANLPKDYTRNSLRVQNFKRLFQQSRQTSYILPVNANLGLSHDETRELFKHIAEKFPLMVAMGGDDVDTYLYKKENIHAKNTNPTRDQFEVALIKSYVAQEKGFLLGVCRGSQITSVALGYQLIQDIPFHIGAQVAHGNDWHPIQVVETKFNLLKPFADAQMKMTVNSLHHQSVIFKEGGFLQIAARSHDGVTEATEFKNGRGLLLQFHPELMNNELGAKILWKLVQQKNQVMAARCAKIF; via the coding sequence ATGCAGCTTTTGGCTTTATTTATAGTCCTATTCCCCGCGCTCTCGGCATTCGCCACAGAGAATCTGCGTCTTTTTGAGTGGCATACTCAAGAAGCCATGGCACCTTTAATACTGCCTGTTCGCAACAATGAAACTCCGGAAGCAGCGGCAGAACGCTATCTGAAAAACCTGGAAAAGAATCCTGATCTGATGGAACTCTTCGAAGGACGTCGTCCTTTGCTTTCTGCAACTCGCTTTATTCCGGTGACGCAGGAAAATCGGGAAAGCCGCGCTTTGTTGATTGCAAACCTGCCAAAAGACTACACGCGAAACTCCTTACGCGTGCAAAACTTCAAGCGTCTGTTTCAGCAATCTCGACAAACTTCTTATATTCTTCCCGTCAATGCAAACTTGGGTTTAAGTCACGATGAAACCCGGGAACTTTTCAAACATATCGCAGAGAAATTTCCGCTGATGGTTGCCATGGGTGGGGATGACGTCGACACCTATCTTTATAAAAAAGAAAACATCCATGCAAAAAACACGAATCCTACGCGAGATCAATTCGAAGTGGCTTTGATCAAGTCTTATGTTGCACAAGAAAAAGGTTTTTTACTTGGCGTCTGCCGCGGCTCACAAATCACTTCTGTAGCTTTAGGATATCAGTTGATTCAAGACATTCCCTTTCATATCGGCGCTCAGGTTGCCCATGGCAATGACTGGCACCCGATCCAGGTGGTGGAAACGAAGTTCAATCTTTTAAAGCCATTCGCAGATGCGCAGATGAAGATGACCGTGAATTCCTTGCATCACCAATCCGTCATTTTTAAAGAAGGTGGCTTCCTGCAAATCGCAGCGCGAAGCCACGACGGCGTCACCGAAGCAACGGAGTTTAAAAATGGCCGAGGACTCCTTCTGCAGTTTCATCCGGAATTGATGAATAACGAATTGGGCGCAAAAATTCTGTGGAAACTTGTGCAACAAAAAAACCAAGTGATGGCCGCCCGCTGCGCCAAAATCTTCTGA